One part of the Anaeromyxobacter sp. Fw109-5 genome encodes these proteins:
- a CDS encoding nuclear transport factor 2 family protein translates to MITTPEQNLAAAVAYLRGYDRKDPDEIARYLHPEVRYSTPVAQMTGKAALAEAASRFSATLNGLTVRAKFAAGEQVMLAYDVEAPEPIGVQHAAALITFRDGLIAEMQVYFDPRPFAPAKR, encoded by the coding sequence ATGATCACCACACCCGAGCAGAACCTGGCCGCTGCGGTCGCGTACCTCCGCGGCTACGACCGGAAAGATCCGGACGAAATCGCGCGTTACCTCCACCCGGAGGTGCGCTACAGCACGCCGGTCGCGCAGATGACCGGCAAGGCGGCGCTCGCCGAGGCGGCGAGCCGCTTCTCGGCCACGCTGAACGGCCTCACCGTTCGCGCGAAATTCGCGGCCGGAGAGCAGGTGATGCTGGCGTACGACGTCGAGGCCCCGGAGCCCATCGGCGTGCAGCACGCCGCGGCGCTCATCACGTTCCGGGACGGGCTCATCGCCGAGATGCAGGTTTACTTCGATCCGCGCCCCTTCGCACCCGCGAAGCGGTGA
- a CDS encoding sigma factor-like helix-turn-helix DNA-binding protein codes for MVARVCLDMLRSRASRREEPVGVRVPEPIVSGEGGLDPEQEALLAGSVGLALLVVLDTLAPAERLAFVLHDMFAMPFEEIAPIVGRSPAAARQLASRARRRVQGAPTAPDTDLSRQRELVDAFLSAARGGDFEALLAVLDPDVVLRVELGAAGAGGSREFRGPRAAATEAIQGAARAARIQRALVNGAAGLVSFDAAGRPFAVLGFTIARGRIVEIDVLADPVRVARIDLGAFRD; via the coding sequence GTGGTGGCGCGCGTCTGCCTGGACATGCTGCGCTCGCGGGCGTCACGGCGGGAGGAGCCGGTGGGCGTGCGCGTGCCCGAGCCGATCGTGAGCGGCGAAGGTGGTCTCGACCCGGAGCAGGAAGCTCTCCTGGCCGGCTCGGTCGGGCTCGCCTTGCTCGTGGTGCTGGATACGCTGGCCCCCGCCGAGCGGCTCGCGTTCGTGCTGCACGACATGTTCGCCATGCCTTTCGAGGAGATCGCTCCGATCGTGGGGCGCTCGCCGGCCGCCGCGAGGCAGCTCGCGAGCCGCGCCCGCCGCCGGGTCCAGGGCGCACCGACAGCTCCGGACACGGACCTCTCCCGACAGCGGGAGTTGGTCGATGCCTTCTTGTCCGCCGCCCGCGGAGGCGACTTCGAGGCGCTCCTGGCGGTGCTCGATCCCGATGTAGTCCTCCGGGTCGAGCTCGGAGCCGCAGGTGCCGGTGGGTCGAGGGAGTTCCGCGGCCCGAGGGCCGCGGCCACGGAGGCTATACAGGGCGCGGCGAGGGCCGCGCGCATCCAGCGCGCACTCGTCAACGGCGCGGCTGGGCTCGTCTCCTTCGACGCGGCCGGCCGGCCCTTCGCCGTGCTGGGCTTCACCATCGCCCGCGGCCGGATCGTCGAGATCGACGTGCTCGCGGACCCGGTGCGGGTGGCGAGGATCGATCTCGGAGCGTTCCGCGACTGA
- a CDS encoding sulfate ABC transporter substrate-binding protein: protein MKASRWKVLGLAALVAVAFAGGGETARAVEGGEAKLLNVSYDPTRELYDDVNQAFAARWKAKTGQAVTVRQSHGGSGKQARAVIDGLEADVVTLALAYDVDAIAARGLLPADWQKRLPERAAPYTSTIVFLVRKGNPKGLRDWDDLVKPGVQVITPNPKTSGGARWNYLAAWAHALEKGGGDEAKAREFVTALFRNVPVLDSGARGSTTTFVERGLGDVLLAWENEAFLAIEQLGKGRFEIVAPRTSILAEPPVAVVEKNADRHGTRALAQAYLEFLYTPEGQELVAKHFYRPRDRAVAARHAGRFPAMRLVTIDAFGGWQKAQAAHFADGGVFDQIYAPGR, encoded by the coding sequence ATGAAGGCAAGCCGGTGGAAGGTCCTTGGGCTCGCGGCGCTGGTGGCCGTCGCATTCGCGGGCGGCGGCGAGACGGCGCGGGCGGTGGAGGGAGGCGAGGCGAAGCTGCTCAACGTGTCGTACGACCCCACGCGCGAGCTCTACGACGACGTCAACCAGGCGTTCGCGGCGCGCTGGAAGGCGAAGACCGGTCAGGCCGTCACCGTGCGGCAGTCCCACGGGGGCTCCGGCAAGCAGGCGCGGGCGGTGATCGACGGGCTCGAGGCGGACGTGGTCACGCTCGCCCTCGCCTACGACGTGGACGCGATCGCCGCGCGCGGGCTGCTCCCCGCCGACTGGCAGAAGCGGCTGCCGGAGCGCGCGGCGCCGTACACCTCGACCATCGTGTTCCTCGTGCGCAAGGGGAACCCCAAGGGCCTGCGCGACTGGGACGACCTCGTGAAACCCGGGGTCCAGGTCATCACCCCCAACCCGAAGACGTCCGGCGGCGCGCGCTGGAACTACCTCGCGGCCTGGGCGCACGCCCTCGAGAAGGGCGGCGGCGACGAGGCCAAGGCGCGCGAGTTCGTGACGGCCCTGTTCCGGAACGTCCCGGTGCTCGACTCCGGCGCTCGGGGCTCCACGACCACCTTCGTCGAGCGCGGCCTCGGCGACGTCCTGCTCGCCTGGGAGAACGAGGCGTTCCTGGCGATCGAGCAGCTCGGCAAGGGTCGGTTCGAGATCGTCGCGCCGCGCACCAGCATCCTCGCGGAGCCGCCCGTGGCGGTGGTCGAGAAGAACGCGGACCGGCACGGCACGCGCGCCCTCGCCCAGGCGTACCTCGAGTTCCTCTACACGCCGGAGGGCCAGGAGCTCGTCGCGAAGCACTTCTACCGCCCGCGCGACCGCGCCGTCGCGGCCCGCCACGCCGGCCGCTTCCCCGCCATGCGCCTCGTGACGATCGACGCGTTCGGCGGCTGGCAGAAGGCGCAGGCCGCCCACTTCGCGGACGGCGGCGTCTTCGACCAGATCTACGCGCCCGGCCGCTGA
- a CDS encoding porin yields the protein MTLRPSIAVLAALLAAAPAAAQDRPTVAVPQDPPAPSVVQAPTGAAAAQDRHLPTFYGVLNVQASRLDAPAAGANTSTVELRRARFGVRGEVTSHVGYSLLFEAADVAVKDAYVALKKLPWLPGVELRAGQWKTPFGYEQPESDTKLLWVTSSYVVASLARSTTTSSLTASGDARDLGLGVNGKWRVAGGVGAELAATVANGAGPSRRDDLDQKNLWARSGLSLELGRTTARAGGSYGYGRQLAGLGANGRFDGQDSVDDTSFRFTTYGGDVTLDTPFFFAAAELIQSERDVFDAATGARSDVLARGWYAGLYGKTPWNVGPVLRAERFDRNRATAGDGNERYTVGAYVDVLPINARLIANFERDASQANVRTGDRAILFGQVIF from the coding sequence ATGACCCTTCGCCCCTCGATCGCCGTTCTCGCCGCCCTGCTCGCCGCCGCCCCCGCGGCGGCCCAGGATCGCCCGACCGTCGCGGTTCCCCAGGATCCCCCCGCACCGTCGGTGGTCCAGGCTCCAACCGGCGCCGCCGCGGCGCAGGACCGCCACCTCCCCACGTTCTACGGGGTCCTCAACGTCCAGGCCTCCCGCCTCGACGCCCCGGCCGCCGGCGCGAACACCTCCACCGTCGAGCTCCGGCGCGCCCGCTTCGGCGTGCGCGGAGAGGTGACCTCGCACGTCGGCTACTCGCTGCTCTTCGAGGCCGCCGACGTGGCCGTGAAGGACGCTTACGTCGCGCTGAAGAAGCTCCCTTGGCTCCCCGGCGTCGAGCTGCGCGCCGGGCAGTGGAAGACGCCCTTCGGCTACGAGCAGCCGGAGAGCGACACGAAGCTGCTGTGGGTGACGAGCTCGTACGTCGTCGCCTCGCTGGCGCGCTCGACCACCACCTCGAGCCTCACCGCCAGCGGCGACGCGCGAGACCTCGGGCTCGGCGTCAACGGTAAGTGGAGGGTCGCTGGCGGGGTCGGCGCGGAGCTCGCCGCGACCGTGGCGAACGGCGCGGGGCCGAGCCGGCGCGACGACCTCGACCAGAAGAACCTCTGGGCGCGCTCCGGCCTGTCGCTCGAGCTCGGCCGGACGACCGCGCGGGCCGGCGGCTCGTACGGCTACGGGCGCCAGCTCGCGGGCCTCGGCGCGAACGGGCGGTTCGACGGCCAGGACTCCGTCGACGACACCTCGTTCCGCTTCACGACGTACGGCGGCGACGTCACGCTCGACACCCCCTTCTTCTTCGCGGCGGCGGAGCTCATCCAGTCGGAGCGCGACGTCTTCGACGCCGCCACGGGCGCGCGCTCGGACGTGCTCGCGCGCGGCTGGTACGCCGGCCTGTACGGCAAGACGCCCTGGAACGTCGGCCCGGTGCTGCGCGCCGAGCGGTTCGATCGCAACCGCGCCACCGCGGGCGACGGGAACGAGCGCTACACGGTCGGCGCGTACGTGGACGTCCTGCCCATCAACGCCCGACTCATCGCGAACTTCGAGCGGGACGCGTCACAGGCGAACGTGCGGACCGGCGATCGGGCGATCCTCTTCGGCCAGGTGATCTTCTGA
- a CDS encoding ABC transporter ATP-binding protein, protein MSGAILEVRDLAVSYGGIEALRGVSLEVPEGAVVALIGANGAGKTTTLRAISRMLRPARGAVRFLGEDVTRLASHQLVARGMAHAPEGRGIFLNLTVGENLELGAYLRRDRDGIAKDAERAFSLFPILLERRGQVAGTLSGGEQQMLAVARAIMSRPKLLLLDEPSLGLAPQVVEKIFAVLREVNESGVALLLVEQNAHKALQLAHRAYVLETGAIAMTGTGKELLASPEVRRAYLGE, encoded by the coding sequence GTGAGCGGGGCGATCCTGGAGGTGCGGGACCTCGCCGTGAGCTACGGCGGCATCGAGGCCTTGCGCGGCGTCTCGCTGGAGGTGCCGGAGGGCGCGGTGGTCGCCCTCATCGGCGCGAACGGCGCGGGCAAGACCACCACCCTGCGCGCCATCTCGCGCATGCTGCGCCCGGCCCGCGGCGCGGTGCGCTTCCTGGGCGAGGACGTGACGCGGCTCGCCTCGCACCAGCTCGTCGCCCGCGGCATGGCCCACGCGCCGGAGGGGCGCGGCATCTTCCTGAACCTCACGGTGGGCGAGAACCTGGAGCTCGGCGCCTACCTGCGCCGCGACCGCGACGGCATCGCCAAGGACGCGGAGCGCGCCTTCTCGCTCTTCCCCATCCTCCTCGAGCGGCGCGGGCAGGTGGCGGGCACGCTCTCCGGCGGCGAGCAGCAGATGCTGGCCGTGGCCCGCGCGATCATGAGCCGCCCGAAGCTCCTGCTCCTCGACGAGCCGTCCCTCGGCCTCGCCCCGCAGGTGGTGGAGAAGATCTTCGCCGTGCTGCGCGAGGTGAACGAGAGCGGCGTGGCGCTCCTGCTCGTCGAGCAGAACGCCCACAAGGCGCTCCAGCTCGCCCACCGCGCCTACGTCCTCGAGACCGGCGCGATCGCCATGACCGGCACCGGCAAGGAGCTGCTCGCCTCGCCCGAGGTGCGGCGGGCGTACCTGGGCGAGTAG
- a CDS encoding ABC transporter ATP-binding protein: MRFGGLKALSDFNLAMAPGELVGLIGPNGAGKTTAFNAITGVYAPSEGEVRVGGVRVNGKRPHAICALGVARTFQNIRLFRELTALDNVRVACHATAQAGFFDALFLTGSHRLEEGRILARAEEYLAVMGLAHRRDEVARNLPYGEQRRLEIARALATGPKVLCLDEPAAGMNAAEKTGLMQLIRSIRDRFGIAVLVIEHDMRLVMGVSERVLVLDHGVTIAEGPPEQIRRNPKVIEAYLGDAYLEEKHIAVPAEAKP, from the coding sequence ATGCGCTTCGGGGGGCTCAAGGCGCTCTCCGACTTCAACCTGGCCATGGCCCCGGGCGAGCTCGTCGGGCTCATCGGGCCGAACGGCGCGGGCAAGACCACCGCCTTCAACGCCATCACCGGCGTGTACGCGCCGAGCGAGGGGGAGGTGCGCGTCGGCGGCGTGCGCGTGAACGGGAAGCGCCCGCACGCGATCTGCGCCCTGGGCGTCGCCCGCACCTTCCAGAACATCCGGCTCTTCCGGGAGCTCACCGCCCTCGACAACGTGCGCGTCGCCTGCCACGCCACCGCCCAGGCCGGCTTCTTCGACGCGCTGTTCCTCACCGGCTCGCACCGCCTGGAGGAGGGCCGCATCCTCGCGCGGGCGGAGGAGTACCTCGCGGTGATGGGGCTCGCGCACCGGCGCGACGAGGTGGCGCGCAACCTGCCCTACGGCGAGCAGCGCCGGCTCGAGATCGCCCGCGCGCTGGCCACCGGCCCGAAGGTGCTCTGCCTCGACGAGCCCGCGGCCGGGATGAACGCCGCGGAGAAGACCGGCCTCATGCAGCTCATCCGCTCCATCCGCGATCGCTTCGGCATCGCGGTGCTCGTCATCGAGCACGACATGCGGCTCGTGATGGGGGTCTCGGAGCGGGTCCTCGTCCTCGACCACGGCGTCACCATCGCGGAGGGCCCACCCGAGCAGATCCGCCGGAACCCGAAGGTCATCGAGGCGTACCTCGGCGACGCGTACCTCGAGGAGAAGCACATCGCGGTGCCCGCGGAGGCGAAGCCGTGA
- a CDS encoding branched-chain amino acid ABC transporter permease — protein sequence MAGIPRLRAFLRSVAPFLVGLPIVFALQAFLAAQGRDDLSFLLISIGVNVILAVSLNVVNGFTGQFSLGHAGFMAVGAYTAAKITLALSDVQLAFLPGWLSDQVFFALALSAGMLTAAIAGVLVGMPSLRLRGDYLAIVTLGFGEIIRSVIENMRFLGQATGLSGLPRLTNLTWVGAGVIATVVMARRLALSSQGRALFAIREDEVAAEAMGVDTTGYKVRAFVIAAAYAGLAGGLIVHVLQLATPRSFTFIRSIEVVAFVVLGGLGSVTGSILSAAVLTWLLERLRDIQQYRMVGYALLLIVLMLLRPQGIFGTRELWDLPLFRRLPRPKPFRGALAGTQGAAPTETRDDRGEPGGTA from the coding sequence ATGGCGGGCATCCCCCGGCTGCGCGCCTTCCTGCGCTCGGTGGCCCCGTTCCTCGTCGGGCTGCCCATCGTGTTCGCGCTCCAGGCGTTCCTCGCCGCCCAGGGGCGCGACGACCTGAGCTTCCTCCTCATCTCCATCGGCGTGAACGTGATCCTGGCGGTCTCGCTCAACGTCGTGAACGGCTTCACCGGCCAGTTCTCGCTGGGCCACGCCGGCTTCATGGCCGTGGGGGCGTACACCGCCGCGAAGATCACCCTCGCGCTCTCGGACGTGCAGCTGGCGTTCCTGCCCGGCTGGCTCTCCGACCAGGTCTTCTTCGCCCTCGCGCTCTCGGCGGGGATGCTCACCGCCGCGATCGCGGGCGTCCTCGTCGGGATGCCGTCGCTGCGCCTGCGCGGCGACTACCTCGCCATCGTGACGCTGGGGTTCGGCGAGATCATCCGCTCCGTCATCGAGAACATGCGGTTCCTCGGTCAGGCCACCGGCCTCTCCGGCCTGCCCCGGCTCACCAACCTCACCTGGGTGGGCGCGGGCGTCATCGCGACGGTGGTGATGGCGCGCCGCCTCGCGCTCTCCTCGCAGGGCCGGGCGCTCTTCGCCATCCGCGAGGACGAGGTCGCGGCCGAGGCCATGGGCGTCGACACCACCGGCTACAAGGTGCGGGCCTTCGTCATCGCCGCCGCCTACGCGGGGCTCGCGGGCGGCCTCATCGTGCACGTGCTCCAGCTCGCCACGCCGCGGAGCTTCACCTTCATCCGCTCGATCGAGGTGGTCGCCTTCGTGGTGCTCGGGGGGCTCGGCTCGGTGACCGGCTCCATCCTCTCGGCGGCGGTGCTCACCTGGCTCCTCGAGCGGCTGCGCGACATCCAGCAGTACCGCATGGTGGGCTACGCGCTCCTCCTCATCGTGCTCATGCTGCTCCGCCCGCAGGGCATCTTCGGCACGCGCGAGCTGTGGGACCTGCCGCTCTTCCGGCGCCTGCCGCGGCCGAAGCCGTTCCGCGGGGCCCTCGCGGGCACGCAAGGGGCCGCGCCGACCGAGACGCGCGACGATCGCGGCGAGCCAGGAGGCACCGCGTGA
- a CDS encoding branched-chain amino acid ABC transporter permease — protein sequence MTELLQHLVNGLSLGTIYALIALGYTMVYGVLKLINFAHGDVYMVGAFAGYYLGNALDVGDEPTLMKAVFVTLGAMAICALLGVVIERLAYRPLRHRARLTSLITAIGVSFLLEYGFQLQPFGFLPIEFPPGPTPRFFPALVERSEIELAGVAISNYDVIGLLVAVGLMLALQFIVYRTRFGTAMRAVSFDPQVAGLMGIPVNRVIAWTFALGSALAAAAGILNAVPRPRIDPLFGLMPGLKAFVAAVLGGIGSVPGAMVGGLVLGLAEEFVSGYTSSSYRDAIAFAVLILVLLLRPEGIFGRARVEKV from the coding sequence GTGACCGAGCTCCTCCAGCACCTCGTCAACGGCCTCTCGCTCGGAACCATCTACGCCCTCATCGCGCTGGGCTACACGATGGTGTACGGGGTGCTGAAGCTCATCAACTTCGCCCACGGCGACGTCTACATGGTGGGCGCCTTCGCCGGCTACTACCTCGGCAACGCCCTCGACGTCGGCGACGAGCCGACGCTCATGAAGGCGGTGTTCGTGACCCTGGGCGCGATGGCGATCTGCGCGCTGCTCGGCGTGGTCATCGAGCGGCTCGCCTACCGGCCGCTGCGGCACCGCGCGCGGCTCACCTCGCTCATCACCGCCATCGGCGTCTCCTTCCTCCTCGAGTACGGCTTCCAGCTGCAGCCCTTCGGGTTCCTGCCCATCGAGTTCCCGCCCGGGCCGACGCCGCGCTTCTTCCCGGCGCTCGTGGAGCGGAGCGAGATCGAGCTCGCCGGGGTGGCGATCTCCAACTACGACGTCATCGGGCTCCTCGTGGCGGTGGGGCTCATGCTCGCCCTGCAGTTCATCGTGTACCGGACGCGGTTCGGCACGGCCATGCGCGCCGTCTCGTTCGACCCGCAGGTGGCCGGGCTCATGGGCATCCCGGTGAACCGGGTCATCGCCTGGACGTTCGCGCTCGGCAGCGCGCTCGCCGCGGCGGCGGGGATCCTGAACGCGGTGCCGCGGCCGCGCATCGATCCGCTCTTCGGCCTCATGCCCGGGCTCAAGGCCTTCGTGGCGGCGGTGCTGGGCGGGATCGGCAGCGTGCCCGGGGCGATGGTCGGCGGGCTCGTCCTCGGCCTCGCCGAGGAGTTCGTCTCCGGCTACACCTCGTCCTCGTACCGCGACGCCATCGCCTTCGCGGTCCTCATCCTCGTGCTGCTCCTCCGGCCCGAGGGGATCTTCGGACGGGCGCGCGTGGAGAAGGTCTGA
- a CDS encoding ABC transporter substrate-binding protein — MRSPRALLVLAVALAPLVACEKKQTAEPAAQAGRGGAAAAERIVFGHVASLTGSEATFGDSTDKGIRLAVDEVNAKGGVQGKKIEVKTYDNQGKPEESAQAATRLVVQDRVTVLLGEVASTRSLAMAPIADANGTPMISPSSTNPKVTKDGARTRKYVFRVCFIDPFQGTVMAKFAREQLKLDRVAVLRDVGNDYSVGLADYFLAKFEELGGKIVDDESYKAGDQDFKAQLTALKARAPQAIYVPGYYTDVALIARQARELGIKAPLMGGDGWDSAKLYEIGGKALEGSYFSNHYSHEDPSPRIQEFVKSYKERYGQVPDGLAAQGYDAARIAADAMGRAKDLSGDAIRLALEATRDYPGVTGIISIDADHNAVKPAVVLKIENGAGHYVATIAPDEKQAAK, encoded by the coding sequence ATGCGCTCCCCCCGTGCGCTCCTCGTCCTCGCCGTCGCCCTCGCGCCGCTCGTCGCGTGCGAGAAGAAGCAGACCGCCGAGCCCGCCGCGCAGGCCGGCCGGGGCGGCGCCGCGGCCGCCGAGCGGATCGTCTTCGGCCACGTCGCCTCGCTCACCGGCTCCGAGGCCACCTTCGGCGACTCGACCGACAAGGGCATTCGCCTCGCGGTGGACGAGGTGAACGCCAAGGGCGGCGTGCAGGGCAAGAAGATCGAGGTGAAGACGTACGACAACCAGGGCAAGCCCGAGGAGTCCGCGCAGGCCGCGACCCGCCTCGTGGTGCAGGATCGCGTCACCGTGCTGCTGGGCGAGGTGGCCTCGACGCGCTCGCTCGCGATGGCGCCCATCGCCGACGCGAACGGCACGCCCATGATCTCGCCCTCCTCCACGAACCCCAAGGTCACGAAGGACGGCGCGCGCACCCGCAAGTACGTCTTCCGCGTCTGCTTCATCGACCCGTTCCAGGGGACGGTGATGGCCAAGTTCGCGCGCGAGCAGCTCAAGCTCGACCGGGTGGCCGTGCTGCGCGACGTGGGGAACGACTACTCGGTGGGGCTCGCCGACTACTTCCTCGCCAAGTTCGAGGAGCTCGGCGGGAAGATCGTGGACGACGAGAGCTACAAGGCGGGCGACCAGGACTTCAAGGCCCAGCTCACCGCCCTCAAGGCCCGCGCCCCGCAGGCGATCTACGTCCCCGGCTACTACACCGACGTGGCGCTCATCGCGCGCCAGGCGCGCGAGCTCGGCATCAAGGCGCCGCTCATGGGCGGCGACGGGTGGGACTCGGCGAAGCTCTACGAGATCGGCGGCAAGGCCCTCGAGGGCTCCTACTTCTCGAACCACTACTCGCACGAGGACCCGTCGCCGCGCATCCAGGAGTTCGTCAAGAGCTACAAGGAGCGCTACGGGCAGGTGCCCGACGGCCTCGCGGCGCAGGGGTACGACGCCGCGCGCATCGCCGCGGACGCCATGGGCCGCGCGAAGGACCTCTCCGGCGACGCCATCCGCCTGGCGCTCGAGGCGACGAGGGACTACCCGGGCGTCACCGGGATCATCAGCATCGACGCCGACCACAACGCGGTGAAGCCGGCGGTGGTGCTCAAGATCGAGAACGGCGCCGGCCACTACGTGGCGACCATCGCGCCCGACGAGAAGCAGGCGGCGAAGTAG
- a CDS encoding response regulator, protein MRPKILLVDDNAELLSLLARLMEAEGWTPVSAGKGHTAIRKIAEEKPAAAVVDILLPDMMGYDVAHALRNAKVPFVFMTGVFKGGRASTDARSQHGAAAYFEKPFEARLLVQALRTLVPASTPAPARAPPPPPPSQASDFDVEVAVEADEPLEPMELTGKVVLTEDGKVSAVLRGEKVTAAPVGAPGRTPPRPPPVPARRAEPRPPPDLSRTEGKLADNLPDLITAFHLAQQTGELTVQKGKVKKTLYFEKGRPCFAISNLVTDRFGPFLVRVGKITTAQLEECQAEADRTGRRAGDILVELKLLKDTEKLYYVAQQVKAIVYSAFGWEEGEYRMHFADRAAQEAIKIDLHPANLIVRGVKKLYKPERLYRLLSPEERLIPSPQPAYGLHEVELERWEAEILPKVDGTRTVAELVHLSQRPEHVVYGFLYAMVALKLLDRTA, encoded by the coding sequence GTGCGGCCGAAGATTCTCCTCGTCGACGACAACGCCGAGCTGCTGTCCCTGCTGGCCCGCCTCATGGAAGCGGAGGGGTGGACCCCCGTCTCCGCCGGCAAGGGCCACACGGCCATCCGCAAGATCGCGGAGGAGAAGCCCGCCGCGGCCGTGGTCGACATCCTCCTGCCCGACATGATGGGCTACGACGTCGCGCACGCGCTGCGGAACGCGAAGGTGCCCTTCGTGTTCATGACCGGCGTGTTCAAGGGCGGCCGCGCGTCCACGGACGCCCGCTCGCAGCACGGCGCCGCGGCCTACTTCGAGAAGCCGTTCGAGGCCCGGCTGCTGGTCCAGGCGCTCCGCACGCTCGTGCCGGCCTCGACCCCGGCCCCGGCGCGCGCGCCGCCTCCGCCGCCGCCCTCGCAGGCGAGCGACTTCGACGTGGAGGTCGCGGTCGAGGCCGACGAGCCCCTCGAGCCGATGGAGCTCACCGGCAAGGTGGTCCTCACCGAGGACGGCAAGGTCTCGGCGGTGCTGCGCGGCGAGAAGGTCACCGCCGCGCCGGTCGGCGCCCCCGGGCGAACGCCGCCCCGCCCGCCGCCCGTGCCCGCGCGGCGGGCCGAGCCCCGCCCCCCACCCGACCTGTCGCGCACCGAGGGGAAGCTCGCGGACAACCTCCCCGACCTCATCACCGCGTTCCACCTCGCGCAGCAGACCGGCGAGCTGACCGTGCAGAAGGGCAAGGTCAAGAAGACCCTCTACTTCGAGAAGGGGCGTCCCTGCTTCGCCATCTCGAACCTGGTCACGGACCGGTTCGGGCCGTTCCTCGTGCGCGTCGGCAAGATCACCACCGCGCAGCTCGAGGAGTGCCAGGCCGAGGCGGACCGCACCGGACGTCGCGCGGGCGACATCCTCGTCGAGCTGAAGCTGCTCAAGGACACCGAGAAGCTCTACTACGTCGCCCAGCAGGTGAAGGCGATCGTCTACTCGGCGTTCGGCTGGGAGGAGGGCGAGTACCGGATGCACTTCGCCGATCGCGCGGCGCAGGAGGCGATCAAGATCGATCTCCATCCGGCGAACCTCATCGTGCGCGGCGTGAAGAAGCTCTACAAGCCGGAGCGGCTCTACCGGCTGCTCTCGCCCGAGGAACGGCTCATCCCGAGCCCGCAGCCGGCGTACGGGCTGCACGAGGTGGAGCTCGAGCGCTGGGAGGCGGAGATCCTCCCCAAGGTCGACGGCACCCGCACCGTCGCCGAGCTCGTCCACCTCTCGCAGCGGCCCGAGCACGTGGTGTACGGGTTCTTGTACGCGATGGTGGCGCTGAAGCTCCTCGACCGGACCGCCTGA
- a CDS encoding alpha/beta hydrolase family protein, which produces MHFLDLFIGVAIRGQRFFEDGWGDRAICDATDPEALLRRRARPIEVRLGPGRRAHCGVLHDGIFESPEERLPACARRARIQLLLPKGPVRGVYVHLAASGDQGFGLRLRFAEPLLASGVGAVVLENAYYGGRRPERQRAHALRSVSDMHLMAAATLLEGRALLRWLRDELGVGLVGVTGYSMGGQLAAMVGAAMSFPVAVVPIAPACSPDSVLRQGVLRHVPSWPKLAAEGEDEAAVREVLLGRASRFSVTCLPAPVYPEAAIVVGTERDGFVPPSDMRRIAEYWGAELRWLPAGHVSALLRHREAMRQAMLDALERLEAAPLPRRRARREPGDSARETPPAVLGRRERPRGAAMRHRRAVARRPTRR; this is translated from the coding sequence ATGCACTTCTTGGATCTCTTCATCGGCGTCGCCATCCGCGGTCAGCGCTTCTTCGAGGACGGCTGGGGCGATCGCGCGATCTGCGACGCCACGGATCCCGAGGCGCTCCTGCGGCGACGGGCGAGGCCCATCGAGGTCCGTCTCGGTCCGGGCCGGCGGGCCCACTGCGGCGTGCTCCACGACGGCATCTTCGAGAGCCCCGAGGAGCGCCTGCCCGCCTGCGCGCGCAGGGCGCGCATCCAGCTGCTCCTGCCGAAGGGACCGGTGCGCGGCGTGTACGTCCACCTCGCCGCCTCGGGCGACCAGGGGTTCGGGCTGCGGCTGCGGTTCGCGGAGCCGCTGCTCGCGAGCGGGGTCGGCGCCGTGGTGCTCGAGAACGCCTACTACGGCGGGCGGCGCCCGGAGCGACAGCGCGCGCACGCGCTCCGCTCGGTGTCGGACATGCACCTCATGGCGGCCGCCACCCTGCTCGAGGGCCGCGCCCTGCTGCGCTGGCTCCGGGACGAGCTCGGCGTCGGGCTCGTCGGAGTCACCGGCTACAGCATGGGCGGCCAGCTCGCGGCGATGGTCGGCGCGGCGATGTCGTTCCCGGTCGCGGTGGTGCCGATCGCGCCCGCGTGCTCGCCGGACTCGGTCCTGCGCCAGGGGGTGCTCCGTCACGTCCCGTCCTGGCCGAAGCTCGCGGCGGAGGGCGAGGACGAGGCGGCCGTGCGCGAGGTGCTCCTCGGCCGCGCCTCCCGGTTCTCCGTGACCTGCCTGCCCGCGCCGGTCTATCCGGAGGCGGCCATCGTGGTGGGCACCGAGCGCGACGGCTTCGTGCCCCCCTCGGACATGCGGCGCATCGCGGAGTACTGGGGCGCCGAGCTGCGCTGGCTGCCGGCGGGCCACGTGAGCGCGCTGCTCCGCCACCGCGAGGCGATGCGGCAGGCCATGCTGGACGCGCTCGAGCGGCTCGAGGCCGCGCCGCTCCCGCGCCGCCGCGCTCGGCGCGAGCCGGGCGACTCCGCGAGGGAGACCCCCCCGGCCGTCCTCGGACGGCGCGAGCGGCCGCGCGGCGCGGCCATGCGGCACCGCCGGGCCGTGGCCCGGCGCCCCACGCGGCGCTGA